In Paenarthrobacter sp. GOM3, a single window of DNA contains:
- the fliQ gene encoding flagellar biosynthesis protein FliQ, translating to MDTNAVLDICLQAMIVAAKLAAPTLVTALVVGLAISLLQSITQLQEATLSFVPKAVAVAIALVVCGHWMISEMVAFTNELFARIPGLIGGT from the coding sequence ATGGATACCAACGCAGTCCTGGACATCTGCCTCCAGGCCATGATCGTCGCGGCTAAACTCGCGGCACCCACACTGGTCACGGCTCTGGTGGTCGGACTGGCGATTTCGCTCCTGCAGTCCATCACGCAACTGCAGGAAGCCACGTTGTCGTTCGTCCCCAAAGCTGTTGCAGTAGCAATCGCACTGGTGGTCTGTGGCCATTGGATGATTTCCGAAATGGTTGCCTTCACCAACGAGCTGTTCGCCCGCATCCCCGGTCTGATCGGCGGAACGTGA
- a CDS encoding flagellar biosynthetic protein FliR, which produces MDIPVDQSWIQVLLLASVRMTAFLVVAPPFAHHAIPARIKAMLGIGLGLAVSQRLSSGAVPSDTAGFVMAVVLELVTGLVLGFLVMVIFAAIQSAGSLVDLFSGFQMAQAFDPQMMVNGAQFTRLLQMAALALLFASDGYQMVLGGLMGSFNALPLAGGIDLSQPIEAMIGAVTGMFLAAVQIAGPLLVVLVLADVGLGLLTRVAPALNAFSLGFPLKIFITLALAGFLFLALPRLVATLAEQAANTLMGVG; this is translated from the coding sequence GTGGACATCCCCGTGGACCAGTCGTGGATCCAGGTCCTGTTGCTGGCATCGGTTCGCATGACAGCCTTCCTGGTGGTTGCTCCGCCGTTCGCCCACCACGCCATCCCGGCCCGCATCAAGGCCATGCTCGGGATCGGGTTGGGGCTGGCCGTCTCCCAGCGGCTCTCGTCCGGAGCCGTCCCGTCGGACACCGCAGGATTCGTCATGGCAGTGGTCCTTGAGCTGGTCACCGGCCTGGTCCTGGGCTTCCTGGTGATGGTCATCTTCGCGGCAATCCAGTCCGCAGGCAGCCTGGTGGACCTCTTCAGTGGTTTCCAAATGGCACAGGCGTTCGACCCCCAAATGATGGTCAATGGTGCCCAGTTCACCCGGCTCCTCCAAATGGCGGCCCTTGCACTCCTTTTCGCCTCGGACGGCTACCAGATGGTCCTTGGCGGCCTCATGGGAAGCTTCAACGCCCTGCCTTTGGCTGGTGGCATCGACCTCAGCCAGCCCATTGAGGCCATGATCGGCGCCGTCACAGGCATGTTCCTCGCCGCCGTGCAGATCGCCGGTCCGCTCCTGGTGGTCCTCGTGCTCGCCGACGTCGGACTAGGACTCCTGACGCGCGTGGCCCCGGCACTCAACGCCTTCTCGCTCGGCTTTCCGCTCAAGATCTTCATCACCCTGGCACTGGCAGGCTTCCTGTTCCTGGCGTTGCCCCGGCTCGTGGCCACCCTGGCCGAGCAGGCCGCCAACACGTTGATGGGGGTGGGCTAG